The Caldicellulosiruptor acetigenus DNA window CAAAAAATTATATAAGGAGGAATATAAAATGATCAAAAGTTTTAATTACTATCAGCCCACCAGAATAATATTTGGAGTGGGCAGACGAAAAGAGCTTGGTATTTGGGCGAAACGTTTTGGGAAAAAGGTTTTAGTTGTTGTTGATCCGAATGTAGAAAAGTTTTTGTCTCAGCAGTGTCAAGAGATGTTAGATAGCCTTCATTCCGAATGTATTGAAACCATTGTATTTGATCATGTTATTCCAAATCCCACGCTTGACTCAATCCAAGAAGGTGCAGAGGTTGCAAAAAAAGAGAAAGTTGATTTTGTAATAGGCATTGGTGGGGGAAGTGCAATTGACACAGCAAAAGCAATAGCAGTTGCAGCAACCCATGAAGGAACTGCATGGGATTATCTTTATTTTAAAAAAGAACCTACAGAAAAAACACTGCCTATAATTGGAGTTCCAACAACAGCAGGAACAGGCACGCAAACATCAAGAGTCTCTGTGTTGACAAACACAGAAGAAAAATGCAAATCAGCAATTGCAAGTGACAATATAATATGCAAGGTTGCAATTGTAGATCCAGAGCTTACTTTAACTGTTCCTCCTGCTGTCACTGCATCAACAGGGTTT harbors:
- a CDS encoding iron-containing alcohol dehydrogenase — protein: MIKSFNYYQPTRIIFGVGRRKELGIWAKRFGKKVLVVVDPNVEKFLSQQCQEMLDSLHSECIETIVFDHVIPNPTLDSIQEGAEVAKKEKVDFVIGIGGGSAIDTAKAIAVAATHEGTAWDYLYFKKEPTEKTLPIIGVPTTAGTGTQTSRVSVLTNTEEKCKSAIASDNIICKVAIVDPELTLTVPPAVTASTGFDVFTHCFESYINVNNQPYVDMLALEAIEIVIKYLKKAYDNPGDLVARTKMAWADTLAGCCLANVGTTIPHALGQAIGGHFPHVSHGQSLAVVYPAFLDYTVDWAIERFAKVARIFNPELEKVSDKEAAYALKQEIVSFLKSINLYYTMEDFGIKKEDVKDLVKHAIEFPDNRVNPRIPDEKDLEELYLKSFRD